CTGGAGCCTCTCTGACACGTCCTTCGCGCCAACGCCAGCAGGGCGGGCGGAAGACGGAGTCACGCACAACTAGGTCCCCTTCTATTGGGACCATGCAGGACAGCGGCCTCGGTGATGGGAACTGGGGGCCGGGCTGCCTGCAGAGCGCGGGGCAGGGCCGGTCGGGCCGGGCCACGCGGCGCCGCCAGGCCGGAAGCCAGGGCCGCGCGCGGAGACTGACAGCTGCGTGCTCCAATCGCGCTCTGCTCGCAGCCAATCGCTgcgcgggcggcgcgggggcggggccgggtgATGACGTGAGGCGGCGGCGCACACGGCCgtccctttcctttcctgtgggCCGCGGTGGAGGAGCGCCATGAAGGCGTCGGGCACCGTGAGTGTGGGCCGGGGCCTTGCGGGCGCGGCTGGGGCCGGGAGTGCGGCCAAAGTGGCTGTCGGGAGGGCGGTGGTGGCGGGTTGTAGCGCTCGAGAGTGGCCCATGCGTACCCGAGCGGCGCCGTCTGGCCCGTGAGGCGGCGAGCGGCCAACATGGCGGCGGTGCCGCTCCCGCCAGGTGCGGACCCAGATCTGCGGGCGGCACCGCGGCGAGTTTGACCCACCCGGCGCAAGGGGCTCTCTCCACTTCTGGATCGAGCTGCCCTCGTTACGTTGTTGCTTCGAGAAGCCGCGGGGCAGGGGCGGCGGTGCTTCCGCAGCTTACTCAGTCTGCGATCCGCCTGTTCTTCGTGTCCCTCTAGCTGCGGGAGTACAAGGTGGTCGGGCGCTGCCTGCCCACGCCGAAATGCACGACTCCTCCTCTGTACCGCATGAGGATCTTCGCGCCGAACCATGTCGTTGCTAAGTCCCGATTCTGGTACTTCGTTtctcagctgaagaaaatgaagaagtcTTCTGGAGAGATTGTTTACTGTGGCCAGGTGAAGAATTGAAAACCTAAAAACATGGGAGGTTCTTACGGAATCCTAGCAGGTGTATGTGGTAGGATGTTACAGGAATCGCAGTAATAGGGTGTGTGGTTGAAATCCACTGATCTTTCAGTTGCTGCGATACGGAGAGGCAACTTTGGTTTTTTAACGTAGTGGTATATGTCCTGTAAACTAAATTTACTTCCTGCTTCAAAATTATGAACTGTGTATTGCTCAGTGTTGCTCTCTTGTTGTTAGACTAGGTTCATTGTGCAATACACATTTTAAGATGCATTTGGACATTCATAACCTTGAGAAAGAGAATGTTTGTGTGCTTACACTCCTCTACCTTGGTACTTCAAGGACACTCTTTAGAGCTGAAATCTtgtatttttcttggaattacTAAAGCTCTGTACTCTGAATTATCAAGACATAAATGTTGGTAAGGGAAAAGAGCAAAGAGTTGTTTTTCAACAAAACAGTGGTTTCATTAGagctctgaaatatttattcttataattgtgaaatggTGATAGTACATAATTTCTAACCACTTCTATGTTCTTGTGTAATTCCAGGTGTATGAGAAGTCCCCTCTGCGGGTAAAAAATTTTGGTATTTGGTTGCGCTATGATTCTCGTAGTGGAACCCACAACATGTACAGGGAGTACAGAGATTTGACCACTGCCGGTGCTGTCACTCAGTGCTGTAAGTATATGGAACTGTTTGAGGAGTAAAATAG
This genomic interval from Catharus ustulatus isolate bCatUst1 chromosome 4, bCatUst1.pri.v2, whole genome shotgun sequence contains the following:
- the RPL18A gene encoding 60S ribosomal protein L18a → MKASGTLREYKVVGRCLPTPKCTTPPLYRMRIFAPNHVVAKSRFWYFVSQLKKMKKSSGEIVYCGQVYEKSPLRVKNFGIWLRYDSRSGTHNMYREYRDLTTAGAVTQCYRDMGARHRARAHSIQIMKVEEIAASKCRRPAVKQFHDSKIKFPLPHRVLRRQHKPRFTTKRPNTFY